A genomic region of Fusarium falciforme chromosome 4, complete sequence contains the following coding sequences:
- a CDS encoding DJ-1 protein-PfpI domain-containing protein — MKFLSPLAGALALFTTASASVIANRNTEQTCITPGAIPDLKGSDIRNVGVVLFQALDMIDVFGPLDPLQLVSLSVQQLNLHLIAEALDPVSTAPVAMNKFNSSFWPTIPPTNTFADDLDLDLLIVPGGPGARNPNLSAVTDYIAKMTPKVKILMTICTGSGIAARAGVLDGHLATTNKNAWATIKAMGPKVNWVSPARFVIDGKIWSSSGQVTSGLDLIFAFIETFWGAQQSQRIASIIEHVPRAATDDPFSQHFNITPTEAQPCPKA, encoded by the exons ATGAAGTTCTTGTCCCCTCTCGCCGgcgccctcgccctcttcacgaccgcctcggcctcggtcaTCGCGAACCGCAACACGGAGCAGACATGCATCACGCCCGGAGCGATCCCCGACCTCAAGGGCTCCGACATCCGTAATGTTGGAGTTGTGCTCTTCCAGGCTCTCGACATGATTGACGTGTTCGGGCCCCTGGACCCCCTACAGCTCGTCTCGCTCAGCGTCCAGCAGCTCAACCTGCACCTCATCGCCGAAGCGCTCGATCCCGTCTCTACGGCGCCCGTCGCCATGAACAAGTTCAACTCGAGCTTCTGGCCGACTATTCCTCCCACGAACACGTTTGCCGAcgatcttgaccttgaccttctcaTCGTCCCTGGCGGACCGGGAGCCCGGAACCCGAATCTCAGCGCAGTGACCGACTACATTGCCAAGATGAcgcccaaggtcaagatccTCATGACTATCTGCACGGGGTCGGGCATCGCGGCGAGGGCGGGCGTGCTGGACGGACACTTGGCTACTACCAACAAGAACGCGTGGGCGACGATCAAGGCAATGGGGCCCAAGGTGAACTGGGTGTCGCCGGCGCGATTCGTGATTGACGGCAAGATCTGGTCTTCATCGGGT CAGGTCACCTCTGGCCTTGATCTTATCTTTGCCTTTATCGAGACTTTCTGGGGCGCTCAGCAGTCGCAGCGGATCGCGAGCATCATCGAGCATGTTCCCCGGGCTGCGACGGATGATCCGTTCTCACAGCATTTCAACATTACGCCCACAGAGGCTCAGCCATGTCCCAAGGCGTGA
- a CDS encoding GYF domain-containing protein: MASRYSAARPKRDGENFARTHHNEDGSDSKRVKFDVRNPSTLAPDAREDDAILDADVIGGSAATKRGAVNLDGYDSDSDNENFNARAESRKRGNVNILEQLDNYDATSSGPAPGAAGGDDDDDDMFAADDDEEKEAPEDGDFDKNGRKKDKVRFLDDDQIVGQEQASRDKDQIRLDNEASSDDEEDVDLAIQEEGVDEEVGAGGLKRNAPKVEAFNLKQEMEEGQFDQDGNYVRKGGDPDAVHDSWLQGLSKKEMKKAAAAHEKREAEARKRRMDEDEVLVSDLLKTLILNLDRTETPLEALARLGKKQTKPKKIPKWKLKKMNKSAEGMDVDGSADSQDAEQQRIKASIDAITDAADKLLSRDHEDIYDQERELLVREYRRETGEDWVEPEAAEADQDQEGEGQETAVKPGTMWEFRWVDGRDGGASQGPYDGATMKAWQDAGYFPEDAVEFRVVEEGREWRSRVKAFE, from the coding sequence ATGGCGTCACGCTACTCAGCTGCGCGACCCAAGCGCGACGGCGAGAACTTTGCGCGAACTCATCACAACGAAGATGGCTCCGACTCTAAACGGGTCAAGTTTGACGTCCGAAACCCCTCGACTCTGGCCCCCGATGCCCGCGAAGACGACGCGATCCTCGATGCCGATGTAATTGGTGGCTCTGCTGCTACGAAGCGAGGTGCTGTCAACCTCGACGGTTATGACAGCGACTCAGACAACGAAAACTTCAACGCCCGAGCCGAGAGTCGCAAACGAGGCAATGTCAATATTCTAGAGCAGCTTGACAACTACGACGCCACCAGTTCCGGCCCAGCTCCGGGTGctgctggtggtgatgacgatgacgatgacatgtttgccgccgacgacgatgaagaaaagGAAGCTCCTGAGGATGGCGATTTTGACAAGAATGGCcgcaagaaggacaaggtccGTTTTCTCGACGATGATCAAATCGTCGGCCAAGAACAAGCAAGCAGGGACAAGGATCAGATTCGGCTCGACAACGAAGCaagcagcgacgacgaggaagacgtgGATCTGGCTAtccaggaggagggcgtCGACGAAGAGGTTGGCGCAGGAGGGCTCAAGAGAAATGCTCCCAAGGTTGAGGCGTTCAACCTAAAGcaagagatggaagagggTCAGTTTGATCAAGACGGCAACTACGTCCGCAAAGGCGGCGACCCCGACGCCGTTCATGACAGCTGGCTCCAGGGTCTTAgcaagaaggagatgaaAAAGGCTGCGGCAGCCCATGAGAAGCGGGAGGCCGAGGCGCGAAAACGACGTatggacgaagatgaggttCTCGTGTCAGACCTCCTCAAGACTCTGATTCTCAACCTGGATCGAACAGAAACGCCGCTCGAGGCGCTGGCCAGACTCGGCAAGAAGCAAACAAAGCCCAAGAAGATCCCCAAGtggaagctcaagaagatgaacAAGAGCGCTGAAGGCATGGACGTGGACGGCAGTGCTGACAGCCAAGATGCAGAGCAGCAGCGGATAAAGGCTTCAATTGATGCCATCACGGATGCTGCAGACAAGCTGCTAAGCCGGGACCACGAGGACATTTACGATCAAGAACGGGAGCTCCTCGTCCGAGAATATCGCAGAGAGACTGGCGAGGATTGGGTGGAGCCGGAAGCAGCAGAGGCTGACCAGGAtcaggagggggaggggcaggAGACGGCGGTGAAGCCGGGGACGATGTGGGAGTTCCGATGGGTAGATGGACGAGACGGAGGCGCCAGTCAAGGACCGTACGACGGGGCTACGATGAAGGCGTGGCAGGATGCCGGATACTTCCCAGAAGACGCGGTCGAGTTCCGAGTTGTGGAGGAGGGCCGGGAATGGAGATCGCGGGTCAAGGCTTTTGAATGA
- a CDS encoding Glyceraldehyde-3-phosphate dehydrogenase, with protein sequence MAPIKVGINGFGRIGRIVFRNAVEHPEIEVVAVNDPFIEPHYAVYMLKYDSSHGIFKGEVGNEGNDLVVNGKTVKFYSERDPANIPWAETGAEYVVESTGVFTTTEKAKAHLVGGAKKVVISAPSADAPMYVVGVNHEKYDGSADIISNASCTTNCLAPLAKVINDKFGIVEGLMTTVHSYTATQKTVDGPSAKDWRGGRGAAQNIIPSSTGAAKAVGKVIPELNGKLTGMSMRVPTANVSVVDLTVRLEKGASYDEIKKAIKDSSENELKGILAYTEDDVVSSDLNGNTNSSIFDAKAGISLNENFVKLVSWYDNEWGYSRRVLDLLAHVAKVDASK encoded by the exons ATGGCTCCCATCAAGGTCGGCATCAACGGTTTCGGTCGTATCGGCCGTATCGTCTTCCGCAACGCCGTCGAGCACCCCGAGATCGAGGTTGTTGCTGTCAACGACCCCTTCATTGAGCCTCACTACGCC GTCTACATGCTCAAGTACGACTCCTCCCACGGCATCTTCAAGGGTGAGGTCGGCAACGAGGGCAAcgacctcgtcgtcaacgGCAAGACTGTCAAGTTCTACTCTGAGCGTGACCCCGCCAACATCCCCTGGGCTGAGACCGGCGCCGAGTACGTCGTCGAGTCCACTGGTgtcttcaccaccaccgagaaggccaaggctcaCCTTGTTGGTGGCGCCAAGAAGGTTGTCATCTCTGCCCCCTCTGCCGATGCCCCCATGTATGTCGTCGGTGTCAACCACGAGAAGTACGACGGCTCCGCcgacatcatctccaacgcTTCTTGCACCACCAACTGCCTGGCTCCCCTCGCCAAGGTCATCAACGACAAGTTCGGCATCGTTGAGGGTCTCATGACCACTGTCCACTCCTACACTGCCACCCAGAAGACCGTCGATGGTCCCTCCGCCAAGGACTGGCGAGGTGGCCGTGGCGCTGCCCAGAACATCATCCCCTCCAGCACTGGTGCCGCCAAGGCTGTCGGCAAGGTCATCCCTGAGCTCAACGGCAAGCTCACCGGCATGTCCATGCGTGTCCCCACCGCCAACGTCTCCGTTGTCGACCTGACTGTCCGCCTCGAGAAGGGTGCTTCTTAcgacgagatcaagaaggccatcaaggactCTTCCGAGAACGAGCTCAAGG GCATTCTCGCCTACACTGAGGACGATGTTGTCTCCTCTGACCTTAACGGCAACACCAACTCCTCCATCTTCGATGCCAAGGCCGGTATCTCCCTCAACGAGAACTTCGTCAAGCTGGTCTCCTGGTACGACAACGAGTGGGGTTACTCCCGCCGtgtcctcgacctcctcgcCCACGTCGCCAAGGTCGATGCCTCCAAGTAA
- a CDS encoding BHLH domain-containing protein — protein sequence MLAVQQAPRMGSSQPPSDPFLPFGYTLDSTQDPPLPDPPEPAPGDPLLTDNDNRLLDSFFQDINADHYNMPSFGEGLNFSDTWLDLPPQFMGTSTTFGHHPGSSLPEPTGQGLPNSLGDFHGMMPMEPNMMPPPPPPPPQSQHQLDHQLDHRHTPDDVLHAAATLLHNGSAQRQASNGVDASLQRRMTAPLVGHLQHQPLEEFREEHRRSVAASEQEHYPDWMSGPQERRQHRAPPAEYQWGSDANFSRVQGYMPNSEKETAESLTKEQLKYLECFEPSQSADNTRPSSPVHTKMAPPQNRLAQVVKPPPETDAPPRKRRKSRNSKEGPDEDAQDETTTPKSNRRRKSKLERLGSTSSGPTDEVSTGKRRKSMANGAKATRENLTEEQKRENHIRSEQKRRTLIKEGFEDLCDLVPGLRGGGFSKSTMLTMAAEWLDDLLKGNEALSAQLAALEGGK from the exons ATGCTCGCCGTACAGCAAGCTCCGAGGATGGGTTCGTCGCAGCCGCCCTCAGATCCTTTTCTGCCTTTTGGCT ACaccctcgactcgactcaaGATCCTCCTCTCCCCGATCCGCCCGAGCCCGCACCCGGTGATCCGCTCCTAACAGACAATGACAACAGACTCCTGGACTCGTTCTTTCAGGACATCAATGCTGATCACTACAACATGCCCTCGTTTGGCGAGGGACTCAACTTCAGTGACACTTGGCTTGATCTTCCACCACAGTTTATGGGGACTTCAACTACTTTCGGCCATCATCCAGGCTCTTCCCTTCCTGAACCGACAGGCCAAGGGCTTCCCAATAGCCTGGGCGACTTCCATGGCATGATGCCTATGGAACCGAACATGAtgccgccgcctcccccACCGCCACCTCAGTCACAGCACCAACTAGACCACCAACTAGATCATCGACACACGCCCGACGACGTTCTTCATGCCGCCGCGACGCTGCTTCATAACGGATCCGCCCAACGGCAAGCTTCTAACGGAGTTGATGCATCCCTGCAACGACGGATGACTGCCCCCCTAGTGGGACACCTTCAACATCAGCCACTAGAAGAGTTTCGTGAAGAGCATCGACGCAGTGTAGCGGCCAGTGAGCAAGAGCACTACCCAGACTGGATGTCGGGACCACAGGAAAGGCGTCAACATCGAGCACCACCGGCTGAGTATCAGTGGGGATCTGACGCGAATTTCAGTCGAGTCCAAGGGTACATGCCAAATTCAGAAAAGGAAACGGCGGAATCTTTGACCAAGGAGCAGCTCAAGTACCTCGAGTGTTTTGAGCCGAGCCAGAGCGCCGATAATACGCGACCCAGCAGCCCGGTCCATACCAAGATGGCACCCCCTCAAAATAGGTTGGCACAGGTCGTAAAGCCACCGCCAGAGACAGACGCGCCGCCGCGCAAGAGGCGGAAGAGCCGGAATAGTAAGGAAGGACCGGACGAGGATGCACAAGACGAGACAACCACACCAAAGTCGAACAGGAGACGAAAGTCCAAGTTGGAACGGCTAGGCTCAACATCTTCTGGGCCGACAGATGAAGTCTCAACGGGCAAACGTCGAAAATCCATGGCTAATGGGGCCAAGGCAACGCGGGAGAACCTTACAGAGGAACAAAAACGAGAAAACCATATACGAAGCGAGCAGAAACGACGAACACTCATTAAGGAGGGATTTGAGGACCTCTGTGACCTCGTGCCTGGGCTCCGTGGGGGTGGATTCAGTAAAAGCACGATGCTGACAATGGCAGCAGAGTGGCTGGACGATCTGCTCAAAGGAAACGAGGCGCTGTCAGCTCAACTGGCGGCTTTGGAAGGAGGAAAATAA
- a CDS encoding RuvB-like helicase: MAAPVMTVSESKDLRGLNLIAAHSHIRGLGVDATTLEPRAASQGLVGQEKARKAAAVILQMIKDGKIAGRAVLIAGPPSTGKTAIAMGMAQSLGPDVPFTTLASSEIFSLEMSKTEALTQAFRKSIGVRIKEESEIMEGEVVEIQIDRSVTGSAKQGKLTIKTTDMEAVYDMGSKMIDAMTKERVMAGDIISIDKSSGKITKLGRSYARSRDYDAMGVDTKFLQCPDGEIQKRKEVVHTVTLHEIDVINSRTQGFLALFSGDTGEIRSEIRDQINTKVGEWKEEGKAEIVPGVLFIDEVHMLDIECFSYINRALEDDLAPVVIMASNRGNSRIRGTDYRSPHGLPLDFLDRVVIINTHTYNPEEIRQILSIRAQEEEIEVHPDALALLTKIGQEAGLRYASNLITTSQLVSAKRRAKQVEIGDVQRSFQLFYDPARSVKFVSESEKRLIGNTGAVDFSAAGAAPAAGNGEKMDLS, translated from the exons ATGGCTGCT CCCGTGATGACTGTGTCAGAGTCCAAGGACCTTCGAGGTCTGAATCTCATCGCAGCCCATTCCCACATTCgcggcctcggcgtcgaTGCTACAACCCTAGAACCTAGAGCTGCCTCTCAGGGTCTCGTTGGACAGGAGAAGGCGCGGAAGGCTGCTGCCGTTATCCTCCAGATgatcaaggatggcaagattGCTGGCCGCGCAGTTCTCATCGCCGGTCCTCCCAG CACCGGAAAGACAGCTATTGCAATGGGAATGGCGCAGTCCCTCGGCCCCGATGTCCCCTTTACAACCCTTGCATCGTCAGAGATCTTCTCCCTCGAGATGTCAAAGACCGAAGCCCTTACCCAAGCCTTCCGCAAGTCGATCGGCGTCCGGATAAAGGAGGAGAGTGAGATCATGGAGGGAGAGGTTGTGGAGATTCAGATTGACCGCAGCGTTACGGGCAGCGCCAAGCAGGGCAAACTGACTATTAAGACGACCGACATGGAGGCTGTTTACGACATGGGTAGCAAGATGATTGATGCCATGACCAAGGAGCGGGTCATGGCTGGCGACATCATCTCAATCGACAAGTCCTCTGGCAAGATCACCAAGCTCGGCCGGTCCTACGCTCGGTCACGCGACTACGATGCTATGGGCGTCGACACCAAGTTCCTGCAGTGCCCTGATGGCGAGATccagaagcgcaaggaggTGGTGCACACTGTTACATTGCACGAGATTGATGTTATCAACTCGAGGACACAGGGATTCCTGGCCCTCTTTTCGGGCGACACAGGAGAGATCCGCAGCGAGATCCGAGACCAGATCAACACCAAGGTCGGCGAgtggaaggaggagggcaaggccgAGATCGTCCCCGGCGTCCTGTTCATCGACGAAGTTCACATGCTCGACATTGAGTGCTTCTCATACATCAACCGGGCCCTGGAGGACGACCTGGCGCCTGTGGTGATCATGGCCAGCAACCGGGGCAACTCGCGCATCCGTGGCACCGATTACCGCAGCCCTCACGGTCTGCCTCTGGACTTCCTCGACCGAGtggtcatcatcaacacacACACGTACAACCCCGAGGAGATTAGGCAGATCCTCTCTATCCGAGCACAAGAAGAGGAGATTGAAGTCCACCCCGACGCCCTTGCGCTTCTGACCAAGATCGGCCAAGAGGCAGGCCTCCGATACGCCAGCAACCTCATCACCACGTCGCAGCTCGTGTCGGCCAAGCGGAGGGCCAAGCAGGTCGAGATTGGCGATGTGCAGCGCAGCTTCCAGCTCTTCTATGATCCGGCGCGCAGCGTCAAGTTTGTGAGCGAGTCGGAGAAGCGGCTGATCGGCAACACGGGCGCCGTGGACTTTTCGGCTGCGGGTGCGGCACCGGCTGCGGGCAACGGCGAGAAGATGGATCTCAGTTAA